In Halostagnicola larsenii XH-48, the sequence GGCTACGCCGACATGGCGGTCGCACTGGGGCAGGCCGACGGCCTGATGGGCATCGGAAGCGCGGATCGGTACTATACGTACGTGTACGACGAACTTCCGGGAGTCGACGTCGATCAGAGCGTTCTCGAGGAGTATCCAGAAGTGCAGACGAAAGAGGAGTTCTACGAACTCGAGGCTGACGTCCACCTGTACGATCCGGAGATGCTCATCAACTGGTTCGACTGGGACGACAACGACGTCGACGAGATCGCCCAAACCGTTGGCCCGTTCTACGGGAACCTGATCTTCCGTCGATCCGACGACTGGCACGACTACGAGTACTATACGCTCTATGAAGCCTTCGAGAAGGTTGCAAATGCGTTCCAACAGACCGATAGGTTCGAGGCGTTCGAACAGTTCCACGACGAGTTCATCGACTCGATCCAAAGTCGGCTCCCACTAGCGGAAGACCGGCCCGACGTGTTTCTCACCTTCGAGGGCACCGAGGAACCCGAGACGTTCTCCCCGTACCGGCTCAATGACGACGGAACCAGCAAAAAACAGTGGCGCGACCTCGGCGTGACGGACGCGCTCGCAGGTACGGATATCGACAACCTCAGCACGACGAATCGTGGCGAGTTGGACTACGAGAATCTCCTCGAGATCGATCCGGACGTGCTCCTCGTTCGCGGCCACGAACGAAAATCGCCCGCGGAGTTCCGAGACGTCGTCCTCGCCTACATGGAGGACCATCCGGTAGGGAGCGAACTGACGGCCGTCGAGAACGGCCAGGTGTATCGCGGGGGCTATCTGCACCAGGGGCCGATACACAACCTGTTTCTGACCGAACGAGCCGCGAAGCAACTCTACCCCGACGAATTCGGTGCGGTAACCGACGATACGGAACTGTTCGATCGACAACGGGTCGCGGATATCATCAACGGTGAATTCTGACATGCCAGCACAAAAGGAGACGGACGCGACCGAAGAACCGACGCGTCGAGACTACATGCGATACGGTGGGACGATCGTCGGCGGCGGATTACTCGCCGGTTGTCTGGGAGACGGCGATACCTCGCCCGACACAAACACCGCCGAGGGCTACACAGCGACGATAGCACCGGTCGGTGAGGTCACCTTCGACGCACCGCCTAAGTCGATTTTTACCCGACTGACACACCTCGCCGGGATGGCCTTCGCGCTCGGACGGGGAAACGACGTCAACGCGATGCACGCACCGGACTACTACGACGCGCTGTGGAACCAGTTCACGCCGCACCTCGAGGGCGTGTCGCTGGATTGGACCGGCCTGTATTCATCCTGGGAACCGGACAAAGAGCAACTCTACGAACTAAATAGCGATGTCCACCTGGCAGATCCCGCGAGCATGTTCGCGCTCGGGAGCTGGGATATGGACGATATCGAGGAGATCGCTACCAACATCGGCCCGTGGTTCGGGAACACGTTCAGCGATCGAAACGAGGCCCCGCCGGACGAGTGGGCCGATCAGTACCAGTACTACACGCTCTGGGAGCAATTCGAACGGGTCGCACAGGTATTCCGTGCGGAAGAACGGTATCAGGCACTCTCGGAGATCCACACTGACCTGCTCGAGACTATCGAGTCGGGACTGCCACCGGCTGCTGATCGACCGACCGCAGTACTGGTCGGCATGAGCGATATCGAGAGTATCTACGCCTACACGTTGAACACTCCTGGATTCCTGACGGCCCACCTCCGACCGCTCGAGCCGGTCGGCGCGTTCGGTGATGAGGTCTCATCCGGCGATACGGTCGACATGGAGGCGATGCTGGAAGCGGATCCCGACGTCATCTTCTCGATGGGTGGGATGCACCCGGAGACCGATATGGTCGCGATCCGGGAGAACCTCACCGATCACTCGGTCGCTCGAGAGATCTCTGCTGTAGAGAATGATCGCGTGTACGCACAGGGCGCACGATATCAGGGGCCGATTTTGAACCTCTTCCAACTCGAAATGACGGCAAAACAGCTCTATCCCGACCAATTTGGTACGTGGCCGACCTACGAAACGGGACCCTACCCGGAGATTCCCGTGGACGAACGATTGTTCGATCGCGGGCGGGTAGCCGACATCGTGAACGGGAATTTCGAGCGATGAACGAACGGATACGCCCGGACGTCTTGGTGTCGTCTCGAGTGTGACTCCCATGCTGGTCAGTCATCCGATTCCGACGGCGGAGGGTCGGTTCGACGTGGCGATCCCGTACTGTAGGCCGTATAGAGTATCACCACGGCGATAAAGAAATCAAAGCTGTGCTCGACGAGGTGATGTATCGGCATCGGAACGACCCCGGAGAGGGTGCCGAATCCGACGAGCGTCCGGATGACCAACAGCGCGAGCGCGATGGTGATGCCGAGGTACGGAGCGGTCCGCCGTCGCCAGAAGGCGACCAGACTTCCGAGAAACAGGACCGTGGTGCCGAGCGCTGCGAGGATAATAACGCCGAGCAGCAAGACCGAGAAACCAGGGTCGAACCAGTTCGCCCCGAACGACGTCGTTCCCAGCGTCGTCCTTCCAATGGCTGCGGGTCCGATTGCCGATTCCGAAGCGAAACGAAACGGGGCGGCCGCCATCTCAGGCCTCGCTGTGAGTGGATTCGATCCGGTCTACGAGCGTTTCTGTCGATTTTCGACCCGCACCAGACCACGCGACATCGTTGCGTTCGTCGAGGACGATCGCCGTTGGGATTTCGACGACCTCGAACGCGTCGGTAAGCTGAAGGTCGTTGTCCAACCCGACAGTCCAATTCCCCCCGTGTTCGCGCCACCACTCGATGACGTCGTCTCGAGCGATCGATTGACCGATCGGCTCGTTCGTAATCGAAATGAACTGTACATCGTTGCTGACGGTCGAGTGGACCTGTGACAGTGGTTCCATCATCGATTCACAGGTCCCACACCACGTCGCGAAGAACTCGAGGAACGTCGTGGTGCCGCGTTCCGGTGCGGAGACGGTTCCGGCATCGCTACCGGGCGCATCGAGCGTTTCGACGGAAACCGGATCCACACCGGTTTGGGTGCCCAAGATGCGACGGTCGCTAACGAACAGTCCGGCACCGCCGACGAGGCCGAGACTGCCGGCCCCGAGAAGCATGTCGCGCCGCCTCACAAGAATCCTCCGCCGTTCTCGCCGCGGACCGTGGCAAGGTCGTCGAGTATCGTGTTCGCTCCCGGCATCTTTCTGTACGCGCGTTCGACGTAGCCGTCTTCGTTGGCGAGGATGATAAGCGTCACGTGAACGAACATATCTTTCATCTCGCCATCTTGGTCGTCCTCGGATTCGCCCGAATGGGCGGCCCCCTCCGTATCTTCGGTGTAGGCGTCCGTTTTTTCGAAGCCGATTCCGAAGGTGTCGTTGACGACTTCCTGTGCTGTGTCGTGGGATTCGGGACGAAGGAACTGCCAGTTTTCGGCGTCCGGGTCCGCGCCCCGTTCCTCGGAGAACGTCCGCAACCGATCTGCGGTGTCGTAGGCGGGGTCGAACGTGACGGGCAAGAACGCGACCTCGTCCTCGTAGTCGTTCTTCGCGGCGTCGGATTGAATCTGCGCGAGCGTCGACGTGAGGGTCGGACACGGCCCGTGACACCGGGTGAAGACGAACGTCATCAGGACGTGTCGGTCACCGACGAACTCGGTCGTGGTCACGTCCCGGTCGTGAAGCGGCGACGGCACCGTCACTTCCGGAAGTTCCTGTCCGTAAGCCGGATAGGCGATGTCTTCGCTGTCCCCTCGGCGATCAGGCGAGTCGAGGACGGTGTCGGAATTACCGCGATTCAAACAACCGGCCGCGAGGATGGCTCCCGTTGTGCCCAGTGAACCCAGATATGCGCGTCGCTGCATGGCGGATTGTAGGAAGTGAGGACTCAAAGGCCGAGTGGTTCAATTCCCGAATGCCAAAGCCGCAATGAGTCTCCGGGTACGAACCGTTTCGAGACGATCACGAGCGGTCGACGACCCGATTCTGTAACACAACCAACTATGTAGCTCGCAGTCTCACCCTCGAGTATGGGCACACCAGATAGGACGCTTATAATTTGCCGACGAGCGAGCGAGACGATCACCATCGACCGAAGAACACCAGCAAAGACGTTCACGTGGAGGTCTCGATGGTAGATCTCGCAATTTCGATTGCACAGCTCGCGGCTGCGCTTTTTCTGGTCTTCTTAAACGGCTTCTTCGTCGCGGCGGAGTTCGCCTACGTCCGCATTCGGTCCACAGCAGTCGAACAACTGGCCGCAGAGGGCCGAACCGGGTCGGCAATCCTGCAAGAAGCCGTCGACAATCTCGACAATTATCTCGCGGTGACCCAGCTCGGAATTACCCTCGCCTCGCTCGGCCTGGGGTGGCTCGGTGAGCCGGCCATCGCTGCCCTGCTCGAGCCGGTGTTCGAGCCGTTGCTGCCAGAAAGCGTGATCCACATCGTCGCCTTCGCGATCGGCTTTAGCATCATCACATTCCTCCACGTCGTCTTCGGCGAACTCGCGCCGAAGACGATTTCGATCGCCCAACCCGAGCGGATCGCCTTGCTCGTCTCGCCACCGATGAAACTCTTTTACTATCTGTTCGTCCCCGGTATCATCGTCTTCAACGGGACTGCGAACCGGTTCACGCGACTGATCGGGATTCCGCCCGCCTCGGAGACGGACGAGACGCTCACAGAAGAGGAGATCCTAACCGTCCTCAGCCGATCCGGCCACGAGGGTGAAATCGGTGTGACTGAAGTAGAGATGATCGAGCAAGTGTTCACGCTCGACGATACGACCGCTCTGGACGTGATGGTTCCTCGGCCGGACGTCGAAACCCTCCGGGCAGACCTCTCGCTCCCAGAGATTCGATCACGGATCCTCGAGGCAGATCACACCCGATATCCCGTCGTCGATGCCGAAGATTCCGATCAGGTAATCGGATTCATCGACATCAAAGACGTGTTGCGCGCGAGCGAGTCGATCGAGGAGGGGACATCCAGCACAATAACGGCCGGTGAGATCGCTCGGGAGATTCCGATCGTTCCGGAGACGACATCAATCGCCGATATCCTGGCCCGGTTCCAGCGCGACCGAGGACAACTAGCCGTGGTTGTCGACGAGTGGGGGGTATTCGAGGGGCTCGTTACTGTCGAAGATATCGTCGAGCAGATCGTCGGTGATCTTCGCGACGAGTTCGACGCCGACGAACCCTCGATCGAGCGCCGCGACGACACCTACATCGTTGACGGGTCCATGTCCGTCTCAGCGGTCGACGAGCATCTCGATGCCGAATTCGAATCGGACGACTTCGGCACCATCGGCGGCTTCGTGCTGAACGAACTGGGCCGGGCCCCCGAAGCCGGCGATCGAGTCTCCGTCGATGGCTACACGTTCACAGTAGCCGATATCGACGGTGCTCGGATAACGTCGCTGCTGGTCCGTCAATCCGACTCCGCAGCGAGCGAGTGATCGGACAGCAGAGCGCAGAGCAGGTACCAGCGCCGACCGTATAGAAAAAATACTAATATCTTGCTCGAAGAACAAAACACAATGGAGTTCCAAACGACGTACCGATACCCGGTAGTGACCGCTTCGTGACGGACCGGTCGCTCCCTTCGCTGGCGGAGGTGCGATCAGTAGTCTCGCGAAATCGGATTCGTATCGTACTAGTTGCCCTGATCCTGCTCTCTGCTGGCGTCGTCATCGACGGCGCAACTGGAGATGAGACATCGACGGCGACAGAGGCGGACGTTCCCGAAGCGCCGGAGACGGATAATCACACGGTCGTCACCGAATCCGGGCGAGCAGGGACGATAACCGTCTACTCGCCCGACGGCGAAGTCGAGTACTACAACAACTCGAGAACGAAGTACTTCGACGCTGATCCGGTCGAAGGTGATCCGATGACGATCGAATACACGGCGACGGATACGATCCACTCGGAAGGACCGACGTGTAGTGATCCGCCGTGTGCGCGAAACGTCCTAGAGCGCGTCGATCTCGAGGATGAAGATCCCGAGCCCGAAGTCATCTACGAGCGCTACGATTACAAGGAGACCGCCGGCGAGTGGCACGACTCGTCGCGGATCAACGAGACCCACGTCGCCATCGCCGATATCGTCGCCGACCAGGTGTTCATCGTGAACACGGAAACGGAAGTCGTCGAGTGGCTCTGGGACGCACAGAGCGACTATCCGGTCGAAGAAGGCGGGCCGTATCCGGAAGACTGGGCCCACATTAACGACGTCGAGTACATCGACGAGGGCGAACACGAGGGTCGAATCATGGCCAGCCTTCGTAATCAGGACCAGGTCGTCTTCCTCGATCAGGAGGAGGGACTGGTCGAAGACTGGACGCTCGGAGACGAGAACGACTACGACGTCCAGTACGAACAGCACAACCCCGATTACATCCCCGAATCAGAGGGCGGTCCGGCGATCGTCGTCGCCGACTCCGAGAACGGACGCGTACAGGAGTTCCAGCGTGAAAACGGCGAGTGGAATCGGAGTTGGGAGTGGCAAGACGAGCAGATCCAGTGGCCTCGAGACGCCGACCGACTCCCCAACGGAAACACGCTTATCGCCGACTCCCACGGGAACCGCGTCATGGAGGTAAATCAATCGGGCGACATCGTCTGGGAAGTCGAATCGACGCTCCCCTACGCGGCTGAACGCTTAGAGACCGGCGCAGAAAGCGAAGGTGGTCAAAGCGCGGCTGAACTCGGACTGGAGTCTCGTACAGAAGAGGACGAGAGTGGCGGCGGCGATGACGACTCCGGCGGTGGCGGATTCGGATTCAACCCGATCGAATACCTCGGGAACGTCCTCGAGAACGTCCTCCCACACCGCATCTACAACGGCATGTTGTACGCGACGCCGATCTGGATGGGATCGACCGAGTTCGCCGCGATCGGACTGGGTCTGCTGACCGGATTGGCGTGGGCCGGGATGGAAATCAGGTGGCAACTTCGCGACGTAGGCGTCCGGTTCCGGGTCCCCGTTTACCGTCGAGGCGACTGAGTCGTCCACCCTCTCATTTAGATGGCACCGTTACGCCAGTAAGTACGTCTGCGGGATGACGTTCGAAGACCAGATTCACTCGAAAGCGTTTGACGAATAGAGGTTCGGAGCGTACTCTCTGAAGTTGAGTAACGTAGGGTCGTGATTTGACGGATTCCGACTACGCGTTCGGTATCGGGCTAATCTCGATCGTTCCCCTGCTAAACGCCGTCACATCAAATCCCTCATACGAAAAGGAGAGATTGCCGTTCCTCAGTCCTTCAGCGGCTGTCTCCGTAAACAGATCGTCGAGCGCCTCCGTATCAATCACGAAATGGAGCGGGGTAAGTTCACCGGGATCTCTGTCGTCGACAGCGGCTACCACCGCAACTACTGCGAGACTCGGTTGATCGCGCCTACTGTCGTACTCCGCCCGGAACGTATCTTCGTCTCCGTCGAACTCGATATCGTTCATCGAGTCGACGATCTCGACAGCACCAATCGCTTCTCGAGTGGATTCCATTACCAGAACGGAGGGGTTCCACCGGGATGACCCTAGATTTTGCTCGCGCAACACACATTTAAGTGGTGTCGATGTCGGTCACTCTTGAGTCGTTATAAGCGTACTCGCGACGAGCCGTCGAAGACTGCGTTGTAAACGCGATGAAACCGCCTGTCGACTGATCTCGAGTTCATCGGCAAGGTCGTCTTGGGTGGCATCTCTCGGCGAGTTGAAGTACCCACGAGAGTAAGCGAGCACCAACGTTGACCGCTGGCCCTCGGTCAAATCGAATTCCCCGTCTGATTCGAGCGGTGAGAGCGCGTGGAGTTGGGTAAGTTCGATGGGAATCTCGTTTGCACGACAGTACGATTGGAATTCGGAGACATTCTTTTGATCGCTACTCCTGACTTCGAACGTCCAGTTTTCCACATCCCCCAGCCCAGAAAGGAGCGTGACTTCAGTGTTGACGATAGCGGTTAGAACGCTTTCGTGGTCGAGGTTCCAGTCGATCCGGACGAACAGTTGCTCAGCTAACTCATCGATTACTCTAAACTCATCGACGCCTTCATCGGCGCTCAGGTCAGCCTCGAGGTCGCCGATGTTCTCCGAGTAAATCCAGAAGTACGGTATGACGGCATCGCTCGTCGGAACGACGCGATCCAGTTCGATGCTGGCGTCTGGTAACTCTTCGAAGATCGTGTTCAACGGGAATTCGGGTTGATCGACGGTGAACGAGGCTTCGATAGCCATAGATTCGATTAGCTGCTACCCTCCTTTCGAGTTTCCCGTTGCTGGTGCATGGTACGGCAAAACGTTCTCTGGTCAAACGATGATACGTCCGACTATGGCCGGCATCAACTGTAATCGATTCCGACCGAAAGGGCTGGATCGTCTCACGTTCTGAGACCGTATTCGGTGTGTCCAGACTCGCTTGAAGGCCGCTCGAGAATTCTTCGCGGTCACGAGACGGCCGACCGGACACTCAAGTCGCTCCATCGAAGCTACCAGATCAACAGGTGGCCACCGATCAGGTAGAGTCCGGCGAGGATCGACTGGAATGAGAGCGATCCGAGCGCCGAGAGGACGAGGAATGTCCGGCCGTTCATCTCGGAGAGACCGGCAGGAATCGTTAGCAAGCCTCTGACGAACAGCATCGAGTTACTCACGGCGACGGCGATCCCGCCCCAGCGATCGAACCAGCCGTCGAACCGCTCGAGTCGCGATTCCGTGACCGGGAACCACCGTTTCTCGAGAATGTACTCCCGGCCGGCACGGTGGACGAGATAAAACAGGATCACCTGTCCGATCGTCGTTCCGACGACCGCGATGGCGACGATAGTGATCACCTCCGGAATCGACGATCCGATCAGCGCCAGCGCGGCGGGGACGACGAGTTCGCTCGGCATGAACCGAAGCATCATCGCCCCCTCGAGGATACAGATTCCGAACAGTACCAGCAAGGCGAGCTCCGACGTCAGCATCGACTCGAGCCAGGTCGGCATTGCCTCGAGTTGAGGCGGATTCATTACTGGTGAATAGATCACCCGAAATGTAAGCGTTATTGATTCGTGGAGGTGCGTGTGGACAGTGCTGTCCGACCACAGATGGCAGTATTCTGGAAGCCACCTCGACACTATTCGCCGGTTTAACGAGGAAGTTAGGGACTCCAGCGGCAGTGAAGAGGCGATTGCGTCGACTGCTCGAGTCTGGATTGCAAATGACCGACACGAAAGTGGCCGACGCGACCTGCCGCTGGGTTGAACGTAGTCGTCGCTGCGGGGATTATTAACACTCACTTCAGAACCACAATGATTATTATTTTCTCCTTCAATCTTAATAACGCATGCCACAACAGACTCGGCGACGATTCGTGGAGATCGGGTTGGGAGCTGCTGCCATCGGCGCGATCGGCGGATGCTTGTCGAATCCGACGGGTAGCGACAGTGAGGAAACAGTCGTCCAGACGTCGTTTTTCGTAGTCGGTGACTTCGCGGACGCCATCGCGGGTGACGCTGCGACGGCAGAGACGCTGGTCCCGGTCGGACAGCACGGCCACGGGTGGGAGCCAGGCCCGCAGATCCAGGGAACGGTATCCGAGTCCGATCTGTTCGTTCGTGTGGCCGAGGGGTTCCAGCCGTGGGCAGACGACCTCGTGGAAACCCTCGAGGACGACGATGCCGACGTTCAGTTCATCACCGCCGGAGCGGACGTCGACCACCTCGAAGTCGGCCAGGGGCACGATCATGGAAGCGATGGCCACGATCACGAATCAACTCAGTCCACCACCGAGGACGGTCACGATCACACCGTCGACGATCCACACTTCTGGCTCGATCCGGCACGCGCAAGAACGGCCGTCGAGACCATCCGCGACGCGTTCGTCGCCGTCGACGGGGCCAACGAGGATGCATACGTCGAAAACGCCGAGGAGTACCGGGCCAGGCTCGAGGAACTCGACGAGACGTTCGAATCGACGCTCACGGACGCATCGGGGGACGTCGTACTCGTCGCCGGCCATAACGCGTACCAGTATCTCGGACACCGCTACGAGTTCGAGATCGAGACGCTGACGGGACTGGCCCCCGACAGTCGGCCGACCCCGGCGGATATCGAGCGAGCGCAGGAGATCATTGCAGAACACGACCTCGAGTACGTCTGTGCCGACCCGCTAGAATCGCAAACGGCTGCCGAGCAACTCGTCGAGGAGACGGACGCGACCGATATCCTCCCGCTGACGCCGATACCAGGCCAGACACAGGAGTGGGCTGACGACGGCTGGGGGTACGTCGATATCATGGAGAAGATCAACCTCGAAACGCTGACGGAGGTACTCGACGGACGATGACCGGTTCGTCACCGACCGACTACGAACCGAAGCGGATGGGTTCGCCAACGCCGGGACCGATCGATCCGTCTCGATCCGAGCTACTGTCAGTCGTCCTCGGGCCGACTGAGCGACTGGTCTGTACGATCTATCCGCCGGACGTGGCCGCTCCCTACCGGACGACGACGTGGATCACAGCCTCGGGGAGCGCGTTCGTCGACCTCGAGGGGATGCGATGATGTCCGGCCGAGCGTCCGAACCGATCGTCAGCGTCGACGAGGTCACCTTTCGATACGGCGAGCAAGCGGTCCTCGAGGACGTGTCGCTCACCGTCGAACCAGGCGCGTTCCTCGGACTGGTCGGGCCGAACGGAAGCGGCAAAAGCACGCTAATCGAACTCGTTCTCGGGATCAAACGTCCTGACTCGGGATCAGTGGTTCTCTTCGGCGACCGCGCTCACGAGTTCGACGAGGGCGAGCAGATCGGGTACGTCGCACAGGATGCTACAGAGACAGCTCAGGAGATGCCGATAACGGTGCGTGAGGTCGTCACGATGGGACGATACCCTCGTCGGCTCTTCGGCCGGTTCTCGCGAGCGGATCGACGGGCGATCGACGAAGCGCTCGAACGCGTCGGGATCGCGGATCTCGCGTCCCGTCGCATCGGCCGGCTCTCCGGCGGACAGCGACAACGCGTGTTCATCGCTCGCGCGCTGGCGTCCGAAGCGGACCTCCTGATTCTCGACGAACCGACCGTCGGCGTCGATGCCGAGTCGCGAGAAGCGTTCTACACGCTTCTAAGTGATCTGAATGCAACCGGACTCACCATCGTCCTCATCGAACACGACATCGGCGTCGTCACCACGCACGTGACGGACATCGCCTGTCTCAACCGCAAGCTGTACTTCGACGGTGATCCGAAGGAATTCGTTGAGACGGACGCTCTCGCGCAAGCCTACGGGTCAGACCAGCACGTTATTCAGCACGATCACTGATATGCTCGATTGGTATACTCTACTTGGTGTGGACGGAACATCCGCCGTCGCCACGATTCAGTTACTCGACCTCCTGTACGGGGTCTTCGAGTGGTTCCTCGAGGACGCGTACGGCACCATGATGGACCGTCTCGCGGAGATTCTGGGCGTGCGGATGCTCGGATACCCCTACATGCAGCGAGCCTACCTCGCTGCAGTGTGTATCGCCATCATCGGACCGATCGTCGGAACGTTCCTCGTCCACCGTGAGATGGCGATGATCGGGGATACGCTCTCCCACACCGCCTTCGCGGGTGTCGCCGTCGGTCTGTTCATCAATGCGACGTTTTCACTGTCGCTGTCACCGCTGCTCACTGCCTTCGTGGTGGCGGTCATCACGGCGTTGCTCGTCGAGTTGCTGATCGAATACGCCGATACGTACAGCGATACGTCATTGGCGATTGTATTGACCGGCGGATTCGCGATCGGGAGCATTCTCATCACTGCGACAGACGGCGGGATCGCCGTCGGGATCGACGCCTACCTCTTCGGTAGCCTCGCGACCGTTTTGAAGGCGGATACCGGACTGCTGGTCTTCATGAGTTTGCTGGTCGGCGGAGTCGTTTCGCTGGCGTACCGTCCGCTGGTATACGTCACGTTCGACGCGACGGCTGCCCGCGCAGCGAGGATTCGGGTTCGACGCTACAAACGACTCATGGTCGTGCTCACAGCGTTCGTCGTCGTGAGTGCGATGCAGATCATGGGCGTCATCTTGGTCGTGGCGATGCTCGTCGTACCGGTTGCGACCGCGGCACTGGTCGCCCAGAGTTTCAAACAATCTATCGCACTCGCGATACTCGCCGGCGAGTTCGCGGTGATCATCGGTGTAACGGTCTCGTACGCTTACGATATCGCCGCCGGTGGTTCGATCGTCATCTCGGCAATCGGCGTGTACGCCACCGTGCTTGGGTTGGAAAAGCTGGCTCGCGAAACCCCAATTTCGACGGTGATGAAATGGGGGCGAAACCACGAGAAACGTGGTGAGGATGGTAGTAAAGCCGGCAGCGGAGAAGAGGACTAAGTCGACGCGAGCGCCGCGGCGACTCGAAGCGAACCTGTCGCCGACTTCTCGTACTACCTCTCGGCCAGACGTTCGCGAAGACGGCTCTCGTCGCCGGAAAGGGTGAGAAAACAACTCTCACCGCCGAAAACGTTGCTACGAAAGGCTGATCGAATTCGGACATGTGTCCCTGATGTACTGTCATACACCACAAACG encodes:
- a CDS encoding aryl-sulfate sulfotransferase, encoding MTDRSLPSLAEVRSVVSRNRIRIVLVALILLSAGVVIDGATGDETSTATEADVPEAPETDNHTVVTESGRAGTITVYSPDGEVEYYNNSRTKYFDADPVEGDPMTIEYTATDTIHSEGPTCSDPPCARNVLERVDLEDEDPEPEVIYERYDYKETAGEWHDSSRINETHVAIADIVADQVFIVNTETEVVEWLWDAQSDYPVEEGGPYPEDWAHINDVEYIDEGEHEGRIMASLRNQDQVVFLDQEEGLVEDWTLGDENDYDVQYEQHNPDYIPESEGGPAIVVADSENGRVQEFQRENGEWNRSWEWQDEQIQWPRDADRLPNGNTLIADSHGNRVMEVNQSGDIVWEVESTLPYAAERLETGAESEGGQSAAELGLESRTEEDESGGGDDDSGGGGFGFNPIEYLGNVLENVLPHRIYNGMLYATPIWMGSTEFAAIGLGLLTGLAWAGMEIRWQLRDVGVRFRVPVYRRGD
- a CDS encoding TlpA family protein disulfide reductase, yielding MRRRDMLLGAGSLGLVGGAGLFVSDRRILGTQTGVDPVSVETLDAPGSDAGTVSAPERGTTTFLEFFATWCGTCESMMEPLSQVHSTVSNDVQFISITNEPIGQSIARDDVIEWWREHGGNWTVGLDNDLQLTDAFEVVEIPTAIVLDERNDVAWSGAGRKSTETLVDRIESTHSEA
- a CDS encoding HalOD1 output domain-containing protein, with the protein product MNDIEFDGDEDTFRAEYDSRRDQPSLAVVAVVAAVDDRDPGELTPLHFVIDTEALDDLFTETAAEGLRNGNLSFSYEGFDVTAFSRGTIEISPIPNA
- a CDS encoding helix-turn-helix domain-containing protein, giving the protein MAIEASFTVDQPEFPLNTIFEELPDASIELDRVVPTSDAVIPYFWIYSENIGDLEADLSADEGVDEFRVIDELAEQLFVRIDWNLDHESVLTAIVNTEVTLLSGLGDVENWTFEVRSSDQKNVSEFQSYCRANEIPIELTQLHALSPLESDGEFDLTEGQRSTLVLAYSRGYFNSPRDATQDDLADELEISRQAVSSRLQRSLRRLVASTLITTQE
- a CDS encoding DUF7471 family protein, with product MAAAPFRFASESAIGPAAIGRTTLGTTSFGANWFDPGFSVLLLGVIILAALGTTVLFLGSLVAFWRRRTAPYLGITIALALLVIRTLVGFGTLSGVVPMPIHHLVEHSFDFFIAVVILYTAYSTGSPRRTDPPPSESDD
- a CDS encoding ABC transporter substrate-binding protein, translated to MPAQKETDATEEPTRRDYMRYGGTIVGGGLLAGCLGDGDTSPDTNTAEGYTATIAPVGEVTFDAPPKSIFTRLTHLAGMAFALGRGNDVNAMHAPDYYDALWNQFTPHLEGVSLDWTGLYSSWEPDKEQLYELNSDVHLADPASMFALGSWDMDDIEEIATNIGPWFGNTFSDRNEAPPDEWADQYQYYTLWEQFERVAQVFRAEERYQALSEIHTDLLETIESGLPPAADRPTAVLVGMSDIESIYAYTLNTPGFLTAHLRPLEPVGAFGDEVSSGDTVDMEAMLEADPDVIFSMGGMHPETDMVAIRENLTDHSVAREISAVENDRVYAQGARYQGPILNLFQLEMTAKQLYPDQFGTWPTYETGPYPEIPVDERLFDRGRVADIVNGNFER
- a CDS encoding SCO family protein; this encodes MQRRAYLGSLGTTGAILAAGCLNRGNSDTVLDSPDRRGDSEDIAYPAYGQELPEVTVPSPLHDRDVTTTEFVGDRHVLMTFVFTRCHGPCPTLTSTLAQIQSDAAKNDYEDEVAFLPVTFDPAYDTADRLRTFSEERGADPDAENWQFLRPESHDTAQEVVNDTFGIGFEKTDAYTEDTEGAAHSGESEDDQDGEMKDMFVHVTLIILANEDGYVERAYRKMPGANTILDDLATVRGENGGGFL
- a CDS encoding DedA family protein produces the protein MNPPQLEAMPTWLESMLTSELALLVLFGICILEGAMMLRFMPSELVVPAALALIGSSIPEVITIVAIAVVGTTIGQVILFYLVHRAGREYILEKRWFPVTESRLERFDGWFDRWGGIAVAVSNSMLFVRGLLTIPAGLSEMNGRTFLVLSALGSLSFQSILAGLYLIGGHLLIW
- a CDS encoding hemolysin family protein, yielding MVDLAISIAQLAAALFLVFLNGFFVAAEFAYVRIRSTAVEQLAAEGRTGSAILQEAVDNLDNYLAVTQLGITLASLGLGWLGEPAIAALLEPVFEPLLPESVIHIVAFAIGFSIITFLHVVFGELAPKTISIAQPERIALLVSPPMKLFYYLFVPGIIVFNGTANRFTRLIGIPPASETDETLTEEEILTVLSRSGHEGEIGVTEVEMIEQVFTLDDTTALDVMVPRPDVETLRADLSLPEIRSRILEADHTRYPVVDAEDSDQVIGFIDIKDVLRASESIEEGTSSTITAGEIAREIPIVPETTSIADILARFQRDRGQLAVVVDEWGVFEGLVTVEDIVEQIVGDLRDEFDADEPSIERRDDTYIVDGSMSVSAVDEHLDAEFESDDFGTIGGFVLNELGRAPEAGDRVSVDGYTFTVADIDGARITSLLVRQSDSAASE
- a CDS encoding ABC transporter substrate-binding protein → MARENTKDVAPTRRDCMRYGGTIAAGGLLAGCLSGEDGPGTDSTENGNGYTVSMEPVGEVSFGEVPERWVAYDGGYADMAVALGQADGLMGIGSADRYYTYVYDELPGVDVDQSVLEEYPEVQTKEEFYELEADVHLYDPEMLINWFDWDDNDVDEIAQTVGPFYGNLIFRRSDDWHDYEYYTLYEAFEKVANAFQQTDRFEAFEQFHDEFIDSIQSRLPLAEDRPDVFLTFEGTEEPETFSPYRLNDDGTSKKQWRDLGVTDALAGTDIDNLSTTNRGELDYENLLEIDPDVLLVRGHERKSPAEFRDVVLAYMEDHPVGSELTAVENGQVYRGGYLHQGPIHNLFLTERAAKQLYPDEFGAVTDDTELFDRQRVADIINGEF